The DNA window ATCGCTGATCAGCAGGGCGAGGATCTTGCCAATCTGGTCGCCGACCAGTTGATTTACTCATCAATCCGCACCGATCAGGACACACAGCGGCTGTCTGTGCCCACCCGTATCGGCGTGCGCCACCCCAAGCTGAGCCAGGTGATCCAGATGATGGAGGCCAATATCGAAGAGCCGATCAGCCCTTCGGTTCTGGCACGCGATGTGGGCATGAGCACGCGGCAGCTCGAACGCCTGTTCCGCCGGTATCTCAACCGCAGTCCGAAGCGCTATTATATGGAACTGCGCCTGCAGAAGGCACGCAATCTGCTGATGCAGACAGATATGAGCGTGATCAACGTAGCGCTGGCCTGCGGCTTTGCCTCGCCCAGCCATTTCTCAAAATGCTACCGGGCGCATTATGATACGACCCCCTACCGCGAAAGGGGCAGCCACGCGGCGCGCCTGACGATTTGATCCGCACGGAACGGCTGCTGCTCAGACGCGCGGTGCCGGGTGATCTTGATGCTTTCCATGAGATAATGACTGACGCGCGGGTGATGCGCTACTGGAGCCGACCGCCGCACACTGCGGTTGATGAAACACGCAGGTTTCTGGCGCATATGATGCAGTGCAATGCGCCGGATGTGGATGAATATGTGGTGGAGTATGAGGGCCGCTGTATCGGCAAGGCCGGATGCTGGCGCGCGCCTGAGGTCGGGTATCTGCTGCATCCCGACCACTGGGGCAAGGGGTTTGCGGCGGAAGCGCTGCAGGCGGTGATCCCCCGCTGTTTTGCAAAGTTCGCAGACGCGCCGGCGCTTACCGCGGAATGCGACCCGCGCAATCGCGCGTCAGTGGCGCTGTTGCGCAGGCTGGGATTCCGCCACCTGAAAACGGTCGAAAAAGACTTCCTATACGGAGAGAGCGAGTGGTGCGATACGTCTTATTTCGCCCTGCCCCGGCTTCAGCCCCCGGCGCCCGATGACATGCGATAGACGGCGCCGTTGCCTGCCGCGATGAACCAGATTGATCCGTCCGGCGCCTGGATGATGTCGCGGACCCGTCCGGTTTCCGGCGATTTAATCTGTGCCACTTCGCGCGCCGTATCTCCGGAGGTTTCAAGCCGCGAGATATAGTCGAACTTCAGCGACCCCACAAAAATATCGCCGCGCCAGTCGGGAAACATATCCCCCGAGTAAATCAGCAGCCCTGAGGGTGCCATCGACGGATCCCAGTAAAATGCGGGCTGCTGCATGCCTTCTTTCGCCGTCCCCTCTCCGATTTTGCCCCCGGAGTAATGCCGCCCGTATGAAATCACCGGCCAGCCGAAATTCGCGCCTTTGCGGATCAGGTTAACCTCGTCTCCGCCTTTTGCCCCATGCTCGGCGGTCCATAGCGTACCGGCGGCATCCAGCCCCGCGCCCTGCGGGTTGCGGTGGCCATATGACCAGATTTCAGGCTGTATGCCTGCCTGGCCGATGAAGGGGTTGTCTGCCGGGACGCTGCCATCGCGGTTGATGCGGATGACTGAGCCGTTGTGCAGGTTGCGGTCCTGAGCGGATGGCCGATCACCCCGATCACCGATGGTCACGAATAGCGTGCCGTCCGTGGCCTCTACCACCCGGCTGCCGAAATGCCGGCCGCCCGAACCACCGGGTGCGGCCTCAAAAAGCTGTCGCACGCGCTCCAGACGGCGACCGTCGTCTGAGAGCCGGGCTGCGGCAAGCGCTGTTCCGCTGCCCCCCTGCTGGCGTTTGGAATATGTCAGCCAGAGCTCACGTGTTGTGGCAAAGTCGCGCGCTGGCGTAATATCCAGCAGCCCCCCCTGGCCGCTGTCGCGTACAGGCGGTACACCACTGACTTCCACCGCATTGCCCGAGCCGTCGAAATGCATCAGCCGGCCGTCCTTTTCAGTGACCAGAAAACCGCCGCCGGGCAAAAGAGCCAGCCCCCAGGGGGTATCAAGACCTTCAGCCATCATCGTCAGACGTGGCGGCTCAGCGCTTTGTGCAGACGGCGCCTTTGGATATGCAAACAATCCCGCGATGCTCAGCGTGATACCCAGTGCGGCAGACAGACAGCCTCTGACCGGCATGGCCGTTCTCCTTTTCACAGTTGCTCCTGAGAGACATAGAAAGCGCCGGGCCGATTGCCACCTGGCACGCACAGTTGTGATCAGCGCAACCTCCGGTACGCTTTGAAAATGCCTCTTTCGTTTTTCGCATCGCCCGCATAATCTCGGGCGCGAACGTCAAGTTCCAACACGGGAGAAAACAAATGAAAAAGATGCTTCTGGCCAGCACGGCCGCAGCACTCGTGGCAACCTCTGCTTTTGCAGACGGACACGCCAAGGAAGTTAAACTGGGTATTCTGATCGGCTTCACCGGCCCGATTGAATCGCTCACAGGTCCGATGGCCGCAGGTGCCGAACTTGCGATGACCGAAGTGACCGAGAGCGGCAAACTGCTGGACGCGGCCACCGTCACGCCGATGCGGGCCGATACGGGCTGTATCGACAACGGTCTGTCCACCTCCAACGCCGAACGTCTGATCGCCGACGGCATCAACGGGCTGATCGGTGGCGACTGCTCTGGTGTGACCGGTGCAATCCTGCAGAACGTGGCAATCCCCAATGGCATGGTGATGATCTCACCATCTGCGACGTCGCCGGGTCTTTCCACGGTTGAGGATAACGATCTCTTTTTCCGCACCGCCCCTTCGGATGCGCGTGAAGGCCAGGTGATGGCCGAGATCCTGCAGGAGCGTGGCGTTGAATCCATCGCACTGACATATACCAACAACGACTATGGCAAGGGCCTCGCGGATGCGATCGAGAGCAACTTCAAGGCCGTAGGCGGCGAGGTGACCATCGTCGCAGCCCATGAAGACGGCAAAGCTGATTACTCTGCTGAAATGGGCGCGCTGGCGTCTGCCGGTGGTGATCTGCTCGTTGTGGCCGGATATCTTGACCAGGGCGGTCTTGGCATCATCAACGCAGCCCTTGATACGGGGGCGTTCGATACTTTCGGTCTGCCGGGTGGCATGATCGGGGACAGCCTGCCGACCAATGTTGGCTCCGCTCTGAACGGCTCTTACGGCCAGATTGCGGGTTCGGGTGGTGAAGGCATCGAAAAGCTCAAGGAAATGGCCGGTGACGCGTTCGATGCGACCTCGCCCTATACGCCCGAGAGCTATGATGCCGCAGCGCTCTTCATGCTTGCGATGCAGGCAGCCGACAGCACGGATCCGGCAGAGTATGGCAAGCACATCCTCGATGTGGCCAACGCCCCCGGCGAAAAGATCTATCCCGGTGAGCTTGCCAAAGCGCTCGATATCATCCGTGAAGGCGGCGACGTCGATTATGTCGGTGCCTCAGCGGTTGAGCTGATCGGCCCGGGCGAATCTGCCGGCACATACCGGATGATTGAAGTCCAGGACGAGAAAAACGTCACAATCGGCTTCAAATAATCACGACCTGTGATACGCGAACAGCCCGGTGTGCAGACGCCGGGCTGTTTGTAATAAAAGGCACGCCAAAGACGTGCGGACCTCAGGGGACATGCAATGATCGTCGTTGACGACATTCACAAACATTTCGGCGGTTTCCACGCGGTCGACGGGGCCAGCCTGGAAATCCGGCAGGGCACGATCACCGGGCTGATCGGACCGAACGGTGCGGGAAAAACAACTCTTTTCAACGTGATCGCTGGCGTTCATGAACCAACATCCGGTCGGGTGATGATGGATGGTGAGGATATCACCGGCCTGCCCCCGCATGCGCTTTTTCACAAGGGGCTGCTGCGCACCTTTCAGATCGCGCATGAGTTTTCCTCGATGACCTGTCGCGAAAACCTGATGATGGTGCCGGGCAAACAGTCGGGTGAGACACTGTGGAACACCTGGTTCGGCCGCAAGCGGATTGCGGATGAAGAACGCGCACTGCGGGCAAAAGCCGATGAGGTGCTGGAATTCCTGACCGTCGGGCACCTGGCCGATCATAAAGCCGGGCAGATTTCGGGCGGACAGAAAAAACTGCTGGAGCTTGGGCGGACAATGATGGTCGATGCCAAGATCGTCTTTCTCGATGAGGTGGGCGCCGGTGTGAACCGCACTCTGCTCAATACCATAGGCGACGCAATTATCCGGCTGAACCAGGAGCGCGGATATACATTTGTGGTGATCGAGCACGATATGGATTTCATTGGCCGGCTGTGCGATCCGGTGATCTGTATGGCCGAGGGCAAAGTGCTGGCACAGGGCACGCTGGACGAGATCAAGGCCAATGAGCAGGTGATCGAAGCGTATCTGGGCACTGGCCTCAAGAATAAGGACAAGGTGGGCGCATGAGGGACCGGGTGCACAGTCAGGCCGTTGCATGCGCCGCCAGGTATCCCGGGCGGAAGCACGGATGCCTTCGGACACGGGCGGCGCGCGCATGAGTGACAAACCCTATGACGACCGGGGCAACAAGGACCTGTCGCTTGGCAATGCCAGAGGGATGGGAACCGCACATCCGGTGCGGCAGGGTGGCAGATCGCGGCCCTCTCCGGGCGGGCCCTTCCTGATCGGAGAGAATATGACCGGTGGCTATGGCGCCGGCCCGGACATCCTGCATGACTGTACCATTGCTGTGGACCGTGGCGAGATCGCTGTGATCGTGGGACCCAACGGGGCCGGCAAGTCAACGGGCATGAAAGCGGTCTTCGGAATGCTGAACCTGCGCAAAGGTCATGTGAAGCTCGATGGCGAGGACATCACCGATCTTAGTCCGCAGGCGCGTGTTGCCAGGGGCATGGGCTTTGTGCCGCAGACCTCGAATATCTTCACGTCGATGACGGTTGAAGAGAACCTCGAGATGGGTGCCTTTATCCGGACCGATGACATCCGCCCCACGATGGAGCAGATATACGACCTGTTTCCGATCCTTCGGGAAAAGCGCAACCAGGCGGCTGGTGAGCTGTCCGGCGGGCAGCGCCAGCAGGTGGCCGTTGGTCGTGCGCTGATGACCCGGCCCAAAGTGCTGATGCTTGATGAGCCCACAGCCGGCGTGAGCCCGATCGTGATGGATGAGCTTTTTGATCGCATCATCGAGGTGGCGCGCACCGGTATTCCCATTCTGATGGTAGAGCAGAACGCGCGTCAGGCGCTGGAGATCGCCGACAAAGGGTATGTTCTGGTGCAGGGGCGCAATGCCTATACCGGCACAGGCAAAGAGCTGCTGGCCGATCCTGACGTGCGTAAATCGTTTCTGGGGGGATGATTATGTTTCGCAACCGGATGGCCGTGATCTGGCCGGTTCTGCTGCTGGCAGCTTCAGGCGGACAGGCGCAGACGACAGACGCGGACCGGCAGTCGCTTTTGTCATGCAAATTCGGACCGGCCTGCACGCGGGATAATGTCGAATGCGCGGAGTATGCCCGCTGGATCATCCTGCGGTATTACGAGACAGAAGAGCGGTTCGCCCTCTTTGATGCGCTGCAGTCTTCAGAGCAGGAAGCGCTGGTGCGCGAGATGGGGGCGATGACGATCTTTGAGATCGAAGAGATCGGCGACGGTGAAGGCCGCTTCGGATCCTCGTTCCGGATGGTCGTCGGGCCGACGCTTGAGGCGGCGGTTCAGTCGGTCTCGGTAAGCCGTGAAGATGAAAGCGATCTGACCTTTCTGCCGGAAGCGTTGAACGGCATGTGCAGGGTGATCGAATAATGGATTTCCTGAACGCTTTCATTGCATTGTCGAACTTTGTTCTTGTGCCTGCGATCGCCTATGGCAGCCAGCTGGCGCTGGGCGCGCTGGGGGTCACGCTGATCTACGGCATTCTGCGGTTTTCAAACTTTGCCCATGGCGACACGATGGCTTTCGGCGCGATGGTAACTGTCCTCTTCACCTGGCTCTTTCAGAGCTGGGGCATCAGTCTGGGGCCCCTGCCCACAGCACTTCTTGCGCTGCCGCTGGGGATTGCGGGATGTATGCTGCTGCTTCTGGCCACGGACCGGGTCGTCTACCGGTTTTACCGGGCACAAAAGGCAAAGCCTGTCATTCTGGTGATCGTGTCTCTGGGTGTTACTTTTATCATGAACGGCATCGTGCGGTTCATCATCGGCCCGGACGATCAGCGTTTTCTCGATGGAGAGCGGTTCATCGTGTCGGCACGCACCTTCAAGGAAATGACCGGCCTCGAAGAAGGCCTCGCGATCAAAACGACCCAGGGCATTACCCTGATCACCGCCGTGATCGTTGTCGCCCTGCTCTTCTGGTTTCTCAACCGGACGCGGACGGGAAAATCGATGCGCGCCTACTCCGATAATGAGGACCTGGCGCTCCTGTCTGGCATCAACCCGGAGCGGGTTGTGATGATCACCTGGCTTATTGTCGCGGCGCTGGCGACCATTGCGGGTGTGCTCTACGGGCTGGATAAATCCTTCAAACCCTTCACCTATTTCCAGCTTCTCCTGCCGATCTTCGCCAGCGCTATCGTCGGGGGTCTTGGCAACCCGATCGGTGCAATCGCCGGCGGATTTGTGATCGCTTTCTCGGAAGTGACCGTCACCTACGCCTGGAAAAAGGTGCTGGGCTATCTGATGCCAGAGAGCCTTGAACCCGACGGCCTCGTGCAGCTGCTGAGCACCGACTACAAACTGGCGGTGAGTTTTCTTATTCTGCTGATTGTGCTGCTCTTTAAGCCGACAGGGCTCTTTCGGGGGAAAGCGGTATGAACAGTGCTGTGAAAAATACGCTGCTCTTTGCAGTGGTCGGGCTGATGATCCTTTACACCGGCTTTGCGCAGAGCTGGAACACGGCGCTGCTTATTCTGAACATGGGCCTTATTTCGGCAATCATGGCGCTTGGGGTGAACCTGCAGTGGGGGTTTGCCGGGCTCTTTAACGTCGGGATCATGGGCTTTGTGGCACTTGGCGGGCTGGCTGCAGTGCTGACGGGCATGCCGCCGACCCCGGGTGCATGGAGTGCCGGCGGGTGGAACATCCTGGCGGCATTTGTCTTTGCGCTGCTGACGGTGGTGGCCGTGGTGATGGTGCGCGGGCGTATGCGCGCGGGCTGGGCGCGTAGTGTGGTGATCATCCTGATGATGATCGCGGGCTTCTTTATCTACCGTGCGCTTTTCGATCCGGGTGTCGAAGCTGTTGAGGCGATCAATCCGGCCCTGACGGGTTTTCTGGGCGGGCTCGGTATCGAACGCGGGATCTGGGTCGCGCTGGCCTGGCCCGTCGGCGGCCTCTTTGCCGCTGCAGCCGCATGGGTAATCGGAAAAACGGCGCTCGGTCTGCGCTCGGATTATCTGGCGATTGCGACCCTTGGCATTGCCGAGATCATCATCGCAGTGCTGAAAAACGAAGACTGGCTGGCGCGGGGCGTGAAAAACGTGGTTGGCCTGCCCCGGCCTGCGCCGTTTGAGATTGATCTGCAGAATGATCCCGGCTTTGTGGAGAGTGCCGCCGGCTATGGGATGGATCCGGTCACGGCCTCGACGCTTTACGTAAAGCTGGCCTATGCAGGCCTGTTCACGGTAGTTCTGGTGATCCTTCTGGTCATGGCGCAACGCGCGCTGCACAGCCCCTGGGGGCGCATGATGCGGGCGATCCGCGACAACGAAGTCGCGGCCGAAGCGATGGGCAAAGACGTCACCGCCCGGCACCTGCAGATTTTTGTGCTGGGCTCGGCGGTCTGCGGGATTGCGGGTGCAATGATGACGACACTCGACGGTCAGCTGACACCGGGCACCTATCAGCCGCTGCGGTTTACCTTTCTGGTCTGGGTTATGGTGATCGTCGGCGGCTCGGGTAACAACTTCGGCGCAGTGCTGGGTGGTTTCCTGATCTGGTTCCTGTGGGTGCAGGTCGAACCGATGGGCCTGTGGCTTATGGAACTGATCACCTCGGGCATGGCGGATGGCTCGCCGCTGAAGGCGCACCTCATTGAGAGTGCGGCGCATATGCGGCTCTTTACCATGGGCGTGGTGCTGTTGCTTGTGCTGCGGTTCAGCCCGCGGGGTCTTATCCCCGAGCGCTGATCCGCTTTACTGCTCAGCGGACGCCGCCCTGACGGACGGCGACACTTTTCCATGATTTTGCGGACCGTAAGCCGCAAAGGCCCGGGTGATCAGCGACCTCTGAAAAGGCCGCCGAGGATGCCACGCACGATGCGGCGGCCGGTGGTGCCTTTCAGCTCCTTCAGCACGGCAGTGGCAACCGCAGAGCCGAGGGTATCGGGCTGGCGGGTGCTGCGCCGTGAGGTGGAGCGCGGCACGCCGGTGCCGGAGTACCGCCGGCCTGCGTTGAATTCCCGTTCGGCAGCGGACGCTTCTTCTGCTGCGGCCTCAGCCTTTTCAGCCTCTTTCGCCGCGTCTTCGGCACGCGCCTGCAGAATTTCATATGCCGACTGCCGGTCGATTGCATTTGTATAGGCCGCCTGCAGCGGCGAGGTAGCCACGAGGTTCGCGCGTTCGGCAGCCGTTACCGGTCCCAGCTGCGAGGACGGCGGGCGGATCAGCGTACGCTCGACGATGCCGGGCACACCTTTTTTCTGAAGCATGGATGTGACGGCCTCGCCCACCCCCACTTCGCGGATTGCGGCTTCGGTGTCGAAGGCCGGGTTCTCGCGATAGGTCTGCGCGGCCATGCGCAGCTCCTTGCGGTCTTTTGCGGTGAAGGCGCGCAGCGCATGCTGAATGCGGTTGCCGAGCTGGCCCAGAATGTCGTCGGGCACATCGGCAGGGTTCTGGGTGATGAAGTAGACGCCCACGCCTTTGGAGCGGATCAGACGGGCCACCTGTTCGACTTTGTCGACCAGCGCTTTGGGCGCGTCGTCAAACAAAAGATGGGCCTCGTCAAAAAAGAACACGAGCTTTGGTTTGTCCGGGTCACCCACCTCGGGCAGTTCCTCAAAAAGTTCCGAAAGCAGCCAGAGCAGGAAAGTGGCATAAAGCGCCGGAGAGGCCATGAGTTTGTCGGCGGCCAGGATGTTGATCTGACCGCGCCCGTCGGTCGCCGTGCGCATCAGATCGCTGAGCGCCAGCGCGGGCTCGCCGAAAAGACCGGTACCGCCCTGGTTTTCAAGCACCAGCAGCCGGCGCTGGATCGCACCGATGGAGGCGGTCGACACATTGCCGTAACGCAGAGAAAGCTCTTTTGCATTCTCGCCCGTCCAGACCAGAAGCGCCTGCAGGTCCTTGAGATCCAGCAGCGGCAGACCCTCTTCGTCGGAGAGCCGGAAGGCGATGTTGAGAATGCCCTCCTGCGCTTCTGTGAGATCCAGCAGACGCGCCAGGAGCAAGGGGCCCATTTCGGAGACGGTCGTCCGCACCGGATGCCCCTGATCGCCGAAGATATCCCAGAAAATCACCGGGAAAGCGGCATAGCTGTAATCGTCGAACCCGATTTTGGCCGCGCGCTCTGTGAAGGCCTGATGCAGTTTATGCGTTTCAGAACCGGGTTTCGCGAGCCCCGAGAGATCGCCCTTTACGTCCGACAGAAAGACCGGCACACCGGCTGCCGAAAACCCTTCCGCGAGGATCTGCAGCGTCACGGTTTTGCCGGTCCCTGTAGCGCCTGCCACCAGCCCGTGACGATTGGCGTATTTCAGGCTCAGATGCTGTTGCGTGCCATAGTCCGGGCCACCGCCGCCGACGAAGATGTCATCTGTCATAGTTCTGCACTGCCCCCCGCAGGTTTCATTCTGACCGACCATACGTTCTTAAGGTTTTTGTGCCACAACTTTCCTGTCCGGGCGTTCAGTTATGTCCTTTCCGTCCGGACATCCTCCCTGTCAGACTGGGCCGTGCCGCTTGTCGGTACGGCCATTTTTTTCACCCGCTGACAGAGGGTTCCGCGGCGTACCGGTTTTTCGGTTGACGCCTCTCTGTGCGTTGCGTAGGCTCTGCGCTAATAAGTCGGCCAGTCCGACGGGGAGAAAAAAATCGGGAAAGAGGGATGCTTTGGCGTCCCTTTTTCTTTGAAGAGCAGGCGTTACATCTGATACGCAAAAGCGGACGCCAGGTGCCCGCACTCTGGCCGTTGCACCGGCATCATGCCTGTTCGTGACACTTGAAAATATACGGAGCTTTTATGCCCAGAATCACCACTCTTCTGACAGCGGCGATGATATCGGCGGCCCTGACCGGCGGCACGGCTCATGCGCAGACCACAACCACCGAAAGCACCGAAACGGAAACCGGAACAGAAGCGGAAACCGGCACCGGAACAGCCGGCGCCAACAGCGATCTGAGCCTCGGAGAGGTCGAGACCGGCCCGCAAACCGGCGAGGCCTATGTAACCGAGACAATCGGGCCGTGGTCGATCCGCTGCGTTAAAACGGACACGGACGAAGACCCGTGCCAGATGGTTCAGCTTCTTGAGGATGCGCAGGGATCGCCGATTGCCGAGTTTTCGCTCTTCCGGCTCGCTGATGGTGGCCAGGCGGAAGCGGGCGCGACTGTCATCGTGCCGCTTGAAACCGCTCTTCAGCAGCAGCTGAGCATTCGAGTCGATGAACAGCAGGGTAAACGTTACCCATACGCGTTCTGCAATCCTGTCGGATGTTACGCCCGCATCGGGCTGACAGCGGATGACGTGGCCACCTATAAGCGCGGCAACGAGGCCGTGCTGAGTATCATACCGGTGGCTGCCCAGGACCAGCGGGTTGATGTCACGCTGTCGCTCGAGGGTTTCACTGCGAGCTATGACAAGGTGTCGAGCGTCACACCTGAGTAAGGATTAACGTGGTGCCGGGCGTCCAGCCCGACACCTGAACACGCCCGCCCCAGCCTGATCAGACAGCGCGCAGCGCCAGCACCGCATTCATGCCGCCGAAGGCAAAGGCATTCGACAGGCTGACAGTGACCCTCGCGTCACGCGCCTCATTGGGCACCACATCAAGCGCACATTCGGGATCCGCTTCTTCATAGCCGATCGTGGGCGCGATGATCCCGTCGCGCAGCGCCATGATGCAGGCCAGCAGTTCCACGGCACCGGTCCCGCCGATCAGATGCCCGTGCATGGATTTGGTCGACGAGATCATCAGCTGGTCCGCATGCGGCCCGAAAACATCTGCCACAGCAGCGCATTCAGTCTTGTCATTGGCTGCCGTCCCGGTGCCGTGAGCGTTGATATACCCCACTTCGTCACGGTTGATCCCGGCGTCGGCGAGCGCACCGGCCATCGCCCGGGATGCGCCGTTTTTCGAAGGCATCACGATATCTGAGGCATCTGACGACATGGCAAAGCCCGCCACCTCGCAGAGGATCTCCGCACCGCGCGCTCTGGCGTGTTCCATTTCCTCGAAGACAAAGACCCCTGCGCCCTCGCCCTGCACCATCCCGTTGCGGTTGGCGGAAAACGGGCGACAGGCATCGCGGCTCATCACGCGCAGCCCTTCCCATGCCTTGACGCCACCGAAACAGAGCATGCTTTCCGACCCGCCCGTGACCATCACCGGCGCCATGCCGGAGCGCACCATTGAAAACGCCTGGGCCATGGCGTGATTGGATGAAGCGCAGGCGGTGGAAACCGTGAAAGACGGCCCCTTAAGATTGTGCTCCATGCTCACATGGCTCGCGGCCGCGTTATTCATCAGCTTCGGCACGACAAAGGGATGCACCCGGTTTTTACCGTCCTCATAGACAGAGCGGTAATTGTCGTCCCAGGTGCTGACCCCGCCACCGGCAGTGCCCAGAACAACGCCCGCTCTGGCGGCAAGCTCATCGGTGAAGGTAATGCCGGACTGGTCTATTGCCTCACGTGCGGCGGCCAGGGTGAACTGTGTAAACCGGTCGTAAAGGGAAATCTGCTGGCGGTTATAGCGTCCTTCGGCCTCAAATCCGCGTACCTGCCCGCCGATGCGGATCGAGAGCCTTTCCACATCGCGCAGTGACAGCTCACCAATGCCACAGCGGCCTTCACGCATGGCCTCCAGCGTTGCGGGCACATCATGACCCAGCGCATTGATCGTGCCGGCTCCTGTGATGACAACACGGTGCATGTGATCTGTCAGCTCTGTTCAGCGCGCAGCCGTTCAATCCCGTCCACGATTGAGGCTACGGTCGATATGTCAAAATCACTCTCAGAGGGGGTGTTCGCGTTGAAGGGCACCGAGATGTCAAAGGTCTCTTCGATGGCGAAAATGCACTCCACAAGACCGAGGCTGTCGATTCCGAGTTCCTCCAGCGTGCTGTCGGTCGTGACATCCGACGGTTCCAGCACGGCCTGTTCGGCGATGATGCTGATGACCTTGTCGCGGGTACTCATCGGGAGATCCTCCGTGCCGTTGTCGCCTGTGATTTAGTCACCGGTGTCTGATTTGGAAACCGCTTTCTTGAGTGCTGCGAACTCTTTCATCAGCCTGGGCAGGCGTCGCAGAGCTTTGTATATTTCGACATTGGTTTCCATTTTGGTGGCCGGCGCGCCGAGGATCGTGCGCCCGGCGGGGACATTGGAGAAGATCTTGCTGGCTCCGCCCGCAATCACCCGGTCGCCGACAAATATATTGTCGTTCACACCGACCTGACCGCCCAGTACCACATTGTTGCCTATGACCGAGGACCCCGCCATGCCGCATTGTCCGCACAGCAGGCAGTCGTTGCCGATCACGCAGTTGTGGCCGATCTGCACGAGGTTATCGATTTTGGTGCGGTCCCCGACGCGCGTGTCGCGGATGGTGCCGCAGTCGATTGTGGAATTGGCACCGATCTCGACGTCATCGCCGATGGTGACCGACCCCAGCGAATGAATGCGGGCCCATGACTGCGATGTGGTCTCTTCCTGGTCGCGCATACTGCTGCGTGCGGCCTCCACGCCTGAGCGTTCGGCCGTTGAAAAGGAAAACCCGTCTCCTGCAATCCGCGCGCCTGGTTGCGCGATGAAGCGGGCGCCGATTGTGGCGCGTGCGCCGACAGATACGTGTTCGCGCAGAAAGCTGCCGGCACCGATCACCACATTCCAGCCGACAAAGCAATGCGGGCCGATGATGGTTCCGGCTCCGATTTTTGCCCCGGCTGAAATGACTGTAAAGGGGCCGACGCTGACGTCTTCTTCAAGCTCAGCCGAAGGGTCGATCACCGCTGTTTCATGGATGCCCGTCGCGTACCCCTGGCCGGGGTCCATGAGCCGCGTTAGGCTTGTCATCGCATAACGGGGGCGCGCAGGGATAATAGCGGCTTTGAGCCCCAGCGCCTGCCAGTCCGCCCCCTGCCAGAGCAGTGCGACGAGCGCCTGACCCTCACTGAGGTGTTCGGCATAGCGGGGCTGCGTGGCCATCGCCAGTTCCTGCGGACCGGCGCTTTGAGGCTCTGCCGCACCGCTGATGCGCAGAGTAGTGTCGCCCAGGGCTTCGGCACCCAGAGCGCCGGCGATTTCAGATACGCTGAATGTTGTCTCCGTCATCAAAGCCCGCCCCTGCCCGTTCACGGGCAGACTTACCCCTGTACT is part of the Roseobacter ponti genome and encodes:
- a CDS encoding GNAT family N-acetyltransferase, which translates into the protein MIRTERLLLRRAVPGDLDAFHEIMTDARVMRYWSRPPHTAVDETRRFLAHMMQCNAPDVDEYVVEYEGRCIGKAGCWRAPEVGYLLHPDHWGKGFAAEALQAVIPRCFAKFADAPALTAECDPRNRASVALLRRLGFRHLKTVEKDFLYGESEWCDTSYFALPRLQPPAPDDMR
- a CDS encoding PQQ-dependent sugar dehydrogenase, translating into MPVRGCLSAALGITLSIAGLFAYPKAPSAQSAEPPRLTMMAEGLDTPWGLALLPGGGFLVTEKDGRLMHFDGSGNAVEVSGVPPVRDSGQGGLLDITPARDFATTRELWLTYSKRQQGGSGTALAAARLSDDGRRLERVRQLFEAAPGGSGGRHFGSRVVEATDGTLFVTIGDRGDRPSAQDRNLHNGSVIRINRDGSVPADNPFIGQAGIQPEIWSYGHRNPQGAGLDAAGTLWTAEHGAKGGDEVNLIRKGANFGWPVISYGRHYSGGKIGEGTAKEGMQQPAFYWDPSMAPSGLLIYSGDMFPDWRGDIFVGSLKFDYISRLETSGDTAREVAQIKSPETGRVRDIIQAPDGSIWFIAAGNGAVYRMSSGAGG
- a CDS encoding ABC transporter substrate-binding protein, translated to MKKMLLASTAAALVATSAFADGHAKEVKLGILIGFTGPIESLTGPMAAGAELAMTEVTESGKLLDAATVTPMRADTGCIDNGLSTSNAERLIADGINGLIGGDCSGVTGAILQNVAIPNGMVMISPSATSPGLSTVEDNDLFFRTAPSDAREGQVMAEILQERGVESIALTYTNNDYGKGLADAIESNFKAVGGEVTIVAAHEDGKADYSAEMGALASAGGDLLVVAGYLDQGGLGIINAALDTGAFDTFGLPGGMIGDSLPTNVGSALNGSYGQIAGSGGEGIEKLKEMAGDAFDATSPYTPESYDAAALFMLAMQAADSTDPAEYGKHILDVANAPGEKIYPGELAKALDIIREGGDVDYVGASAVELIGPGESAGTYRMIEVQDEKNVTIGFK
- a CDS encoding ABC transporter ATP-binding protein; its protein translation is MIVVDDIHKHFGGFHAVDGASLEIRQGTITGLIGPNGAGKTTLFNVIAGVHEPTSGRVMMDGEDITGLPPHALFHKGLLRTFQIAHEFSSMTCRENLMMVPGKQSGETLWNTWFGRKRIADEERALRAKADEVLEFLTVGHLADHKAGQISGGQKKLLELGRTMMVDAKIVFLDEVGAGVNRTLLNTIGDAIIRLNQERGYTFVVIEHDMDFIGRLCDPVICMAEGKVLAQGTLDEIKANEQVIEAYLGTGLKNKDKVGA
- a CDS encoding ABC transporter ATP-binding protein yields the protein MSDKPYDDRGNKDLSLGNARGMGTAHPVRQGGRSRPSPGGPFLIGENMTGGYGAGPDILHDCTIAVDRGEIAVIVGPNGAGKSTGMKAVFGMLNLRKGHVKLDGEDITDLSPQARVARGMGFVPQTSNIFTSMTVEENLEMGAFIRTDDIRPTMEQIYDLFPILREKRNQAAGELSGGQRQQVAVGRALMTRPKVLMLDEPTAGVSPIVMDELFDRIIEVARTGIPILMVEQNARQALEIADKGYVLVQGRNAYTGTGKELLADPDVRKSFLGG
- a CDS encoding branched-chain amino acid ABC transporter permease is translated as MDFLNAFIALSNFVLVPAIAYGSQLALGALGVTLIYGILRFSNFAHGDTMAFGAMVTVLFTWLFQSWGISLGPLPTALLALPLGIAGCMLLLLATDRVVYRFYRAQKAKPVILVIVSLGVTFIMNGIVRFIIGPDDQRFLDGERFIVSARTFKEMTGLEEGLAIKTTQGITLITAVIVVALLFWFLNRTRTGKSMRAYSDNEDLALLSGINPERVVMITWLIVAALATIAGVLYGLDKSFKPFTYFQLLLPIFASAIVGGLGNPIGAIAGGFVIAFSEVTVTYAWKKVLGYLMPESLEPDGLVQLLSTDYKLAVSFLILLIVLLFKPTGLFRGKAV
- a CDS encoding branched-chain amino acid ABC transporter permease translates to MNSAVKNTLLFAVVGLMILYTGFAQSWNTALLILNMGLISAIMALGVNLQWGFAGLFNVGIMGFVALGGLAAVLTGMPPTPGAWSAGGWNILAAFVFALLTVVAVVMVRGRMRAGWARSVVIILMMIAGFFIYRALFDPGVEAVEAINPALTGFLGGLGIERGIWVALAWPVGGLFAAAAAWVIGKTALGLRSDYLAIATLGIAEIIIAVLKNEDWLARGVKNVVGLPRPAPFEIDLQNDPGFVESAAGYGMDPVTASTLYVKLAYAGLFTVVLVILLVMAQRALHSPWGRMMRAIRDNEVAAEAMGKDVTARHLQIFVLGSAVCGIAGAMMTTLDGQLTPGTYQPLRFTFLVWVMVIVGGSGNNFGAVLGGFLIWFLWVQVEPMGLWLMELITSGMADGSPLKAHLIESAAHMRLFTMGVVLLLVLRFSPRGLIPER